A genomic window from Lotus japonicus ecotype B-129 chromosome 1, LjGifu_v1.2 includes:
- the LOC130733207 gene encoding protodermal factor 1-like codes for MERKGSNFAFLTMFTLLAGLLSKNIVITAIASTSIEDQKNYYTPDPNAGTPPSGSHGPPSHHSGGGHGSKPPSHHSGGGHGTPSHGGGGSHKPTPCTPPGSGSYNPTPSTPPGGGSYDPTPSPPSGDGSYNPTPSTPPGSGSYDPTPSPPSGDGSYNPTPSTPPRSGSYDPTPSPPSGDGSYNPTPSTPPGSGSYDPTPTPPSGGDNYNPTPSTPPGSGSYDPTPSPPSSDGSYNPTPSTPPGSGSYDPTPSPPSSDGSYNPTPSTPPGSGSYDPTPSPPSGSGSYTPTPTPSTPSGGNCAPPYTPSDPTPTTPSTPSTPSTPSNPPSGGSGYYNSPPTYGGDSPPSDPTPSTPSTPSSPPSGGSGYYNSPPTYGGDSPPTPITLSPPSTPIDPGTPTISTPPFLPAPSPFTGTCNYWNTHPGIIWGLLGWWGTLGNTFGASSFPGYGAGLSLPQALSNTRTDGLGALYREGAASYLNSLVNKKFPYTTQQVRERFVASLSSNKAATTQAHLFRMANEGRIKPRA; via the exons ATGGAGAGGAAGGGAAGCAACTTTGCTTTTCTTACCATGTTCACATTGCTAGCTGGATTGCTTTCTAAGAACATTGTCATCACTGCAATAGCAAGCACCAGTATTGAAGACCAGAAAAACTATTACACTCCAGACCCAAATGCTGGAACTCCTCCCTCAG GGTCACATGGTCCACCCTCTCATCACTCTGGAGGTGGTCATGGAAGCAAACCACCCTCTCATCACTCTGGGGGTGGTCATGGAACCCCATCACATGGAGGTGGTGGAAGTCACAAACCAACCCCATGCACTCCCCCTGGCAGTGGAAGCTACAATCCAACCCCATCAACACCCCCAGGCGGTGGAAGCTATGATCCAACCCCATCACCACCCTCAGGTGATGGAAGTTACAATCCAACCCCATCAACTCCCCCAGGAAGTGGAAGCTATGATCCAACCCCATCACCACCCTCAGGTGATGGAAGTTACAATCCAACCCCATCAACTCCCCCAAGAAGTGGAAGCTATGATCCAACCCCATCACCACCCTCCGGTGATGGTAGTTACAATCCAACCCCATCAACTCCCCCGGGCAGCGGAAGCTATGATCCAACACCAACGCCACCCTCGGGTGGTGACAATTACAATCCAACCCCATCAACTCCCCCAGGAAGTGGAAGCTATGATCCAACCCCATCACCACCCTCAAGTGATGGAAGTTACAATCCAACCCCATCAACTCCCCCAGGAAGTGGAAGCTATGATCCAACCCCATCACCACCCTCAAGTGATGGAAGTTACAATCCAACCCCATCAACTCCCCCCGGAAGTGGAAGCTATGATCCAACCCCGTCACCACCATCAGGAAGTGGCAGTTACACTCCAACTCCAACTCCATCAACACCCTCAGGTGGCAACTGTGCACCTCCATATACACCTTCTGATCCAACACCCACAACTCCATCAACACCATCAACACCTTCAACACCATCAAACCCTCCCTCAGGAGGCAGTGGTTACTACAACTCACCACCAACTTATGGAGGTGATAGCCCACCTTCTGATCCAACTCCATCAACACCTTCAACACCATCAAGCCCTCCCTCAGGAGGCAGTGGTTACTACAACTCCCCACCAACTTATGGAGGTGATAGCCCCCCAACACCAATCACTCTGAGCCCACCAAGCACCCCAATTGACCCAGGCACCCCCACTATTTCCACACCCCCTTTCCTTCCTGCCCCATCTCCCTTCACTGGTACATGCAA CTACTGGAATACTCACCCAGGAATCATTTGGGGATTGCTAGGTTGGTGGGGAACCTTAGGCAATACATTTGGTGCATCTAGCTTTCCAGGGTATGGTGCCGGTCTCAGCTTGCCACAAGCACTTTCCAACACAAGAACTGATGGGCTTGGAGCACTCTACAGAGAAGGAGCAGCTTCCTATCTCAACTCCTTGGTGAACAAGAAGTTCCCTTACACAACCCAGCAAGTCAGAGAAAGATTTGTTGCATCACTTAGCTCAAATAAGGCTGCAACAACACAAGCCCACCTCTTCAGGATGGCCAATGAGGGGAGAATCAAGCCTAGAGCATGA